A window of Flavobacterium flavigenum contains these coding sequences:
- the dprA gene encoding DNA-processing protein DprA yields the protein MSEQDLFYVLALLRVEGVGDIMAKKLLANFGSAEDIFKAKTNKIAAIDGVGSVLLKNLKDKTVFEKANKELDFITKNHIQVSFFKDENYPDRLKHCIDCPVLIFSAGNINLKNKRIISIVGTRQITSYGIEFCRTLIEDLAPLDPIIVSGFAYGVDIVAHQLAIENKLQTIGVLAHGLNQIYPKAHKKYMSKMEENGGFITEFWSTTNPDKENFVRRNRIVAGMTEATIVIESADRGGSLITANIANDYNRDVFAVPGRVTDKYSQGCNQLIKTQKANVLTSAADLVYMLNWDIKSDIKPVQKQLFIELEQEEQKIYDFLIKNGKELLDIIALQCEFPIYKISGILLNMELKGLIRPLPGKLFEAI from the coding sequence ATGTCAGAACAAGATTTATTTTATGTATTAGCCTTACTTCGGGTAGAGGGCGTTGGAGATATTATGGCTAAAAAATTATTAGCAAATTTTGGAAGTGCCGAAGATATTTTCAAGGCAAAAACGAATAAAATTGCTGCTATAGATGGTGTTGGTTCAGTATTACTAAAGAATCTAAAAGACAAAACTGTTTTCGAAAAGGCCAATAAGGAACTAGATTTCATCACTAAAAACCATATTCAAGTCTCTTTTTTTAAAGATGAAAATTATCCAGATCGTTTAAAACATTGTATTGATTGCCCGGTTTTAATTTTTTCTGCCGGAAATATTAATCTAAAAAATAAGAGAATAATCAGTATAGTAGGCACGAGGCAAATTACTTCATACGGAATTGAATTTTGCAGGACGTTAATTGAAGATCTGGCTCCTTTAGATCCCATAATTGTTAGTGGTTTTGCATATGGAGTTGATATCGTGGCGCATCAGCTGGCAATAGAAAATAAACTGCAGACTATTGGTGTTTTAGCTCATGGATTAAACCAAATTTATCCTAAAGCACATAAAAAATACATGTCAAAAATGGAGGAGAATGGCGGTTTTATAACTGAGTTCTGGAGCACAACCAATCCTGATAAAGAGAATTTTGTTCGACGAAACCGGATCGTTGCGGGCATGACTGAAGCTACAATTGTAATAGAATCTGCTGATAGGGGAGGTTCGCTTATTACTGCCAACATTGCGAATGATTATAACCGTGATGTTTTTGCCGTTCCCGGCCGTGTGACTGACAAATATAGTCAGGGATGCAATCAACTCATTAAAACTCAAAAAGCGAATGTACTAACTAGTGCTGCTGATTTGGTTTACATGCTCAATTGGGATATCAAAAGCGATATAAAACCCGTTCAGAAACAACTATTTATTGAACTGGAACAGGAAGAACAAAAAATTTATGATTTCCTGATTAAAAACGGAAAAGAACTGCTCGATATAATTGCACTCCAATGCGAATTTCCGATTTATAAAATATCAGGGATTCTTTTAAATATGGAACTAAAAGGATTAATCAGACCTTTGCCTGGAAAGCTGTTTGAAGCTATTTAA
- a CDS encoding SPOR domain-containing protein encodes MKIETYISQLLYRYQCVTVPGFGAFLTEMQPAQLNESTNSFFPPKKMVSFNSQIKNNDGLLANHIANTEKTSYGFAVSAIAFEILNWKKALEEDGILYLKNIGEIRLNSDNNLVFSPNQQNNYLTTSFGLSPFVSPLVKRENFEKEIQRIEEKEPAYDEERKSSNSYLKYAAIFVLGLGITGSIGYPLYQQEIATQTLVVESTVQKKVQNKIQEATFMIQNPLPAVTLSVDTSKTETVEKTMPYHIIAGAFRSEQNAKKAYNQLIKNGYDARMLGENKHGLFPVLYGSYATMAEAEKAQKEIQKAENPDAWILVENL; translated from the coding sequence ATGAAAATCGAAACTTACATCTCGCAGTTATTATATCGTTATCAGTGTGTAACGGTTCCAGGATTTGGTGCATTCTTAACAGAAATGCAGCCGGCACAGCTCAATGAAAGCACAAATTCGTTTTTTCCACCTAAGAAAATGGTCTCCTTCAACAGTCAAATTAAAAATAATGATGGCTTGTTGGCTAATCATATAGCTAATACAGAAAAAACATCGTATGGTTTTGCTGTTAGTGCGATTGCTTTTGAAATTTTAAATTGGAAAAAGGCTTTAGAAGAAGATGGAATTTTATATTTAAAAAATATTGGTGAAATTCGTTTGAATAGTGATAACAATTTAGTTTTCAGTCCAAACCAGCAAAATAATTACTTGACAACTTCATTTGGATTGAGTCCTTTTGTTTCGCCTTTGGTAAAAAGAGAAAATTTCGAGAAAGAAATTCAAAGAATTGAGGAGAAAGAACCTGCATATGACGAAGAAAGAAAATCTTCAAATTCGTATTTAAAATATGCTGCAATATTTGTTTTGGGTCTTGGAATTACCGGAAGCATCGGATATCCACTTTATCAACAAGAAATTGCAACACAAACGCTTGTTGTTGAAAGCACTGTACAAAAAAAGGTACAGAACAAAATTCAGGAAGCTACCTTCATGATCCAGAATCCTTTACCGGCAGTAACGCTGTCTGTAGATACTTCAAAAACAGAAACTGTTGAAAAGACAATGCCATATCATATTATTGCAGGTGCTTTTAGAAGTGAACAAAATGCTAAAAAAGCATATAATCAACTAATAAAAAATGGCTATGATGCCAGGATGCTTGGTGAAAATAAACACGGATTATTTCCTGTTTTGTATGGAAGTTACGCGACTATGGCTGAAGCTGAAAAAGCACAAAAAGAAATACAAAAGGCTGAAAATCCGGATGCCTGGATATTAGTTGAAAATTTATAA
- a CDS encoding helix-turn-helix domain-containing protein — protein sequence MQNVSEAAAYTLQFINQTQKSIFLTGKAGTGKTTLLREIIATTHKNTVVVAPTGIAALNAGGVTIHSMFQLPFSAFIPSYEDNSQFTETVKFENKETLRRHFKMNNVKRNVIRNMELLIIDEVSMLRADLLDAIDFMMQTVRKNTQAFGGVQVLFIGDLLQLPPVIRDEEWRTLRNYYKGKFFFHSHVIQQNPPLYIELSKIYRQTDDSFISVLNNLRNNQITPEDIQILNEYVKPDFDLKNNPGYITLTTHNAKADSINEQAIGDLAGNEYAYQPFIVGDFPEKIFPVEENLKLKVGAQVMFVKNDLSFDKRYFNGKMGVVKSLSAEEIFVHFPEENKTIEVEKYEWKNIRYKINELTKEIEEEVLGTFAHYPLKLAWAITVHKSQGLTFEKAALDVSQVFLPGQAYVALSRLTSLKGLILLSPLQMNGISNDQDVMDYALNKATEDILEKQLHFETKNFIHNYLINSFNWSDLAQEWRNHRFSYNENAANSEKSKHSVWAHKRLEIIELLINPSQKFVQQLNKIFSKETVDLFFVQERVVAAYDYFFKPMDKLVTDLLQKMAEIQKFKKVKEFYEELALLDDLQTKAVLHLMKAKLLIEIVVSGETICREKLTSTAIKNYKSDKISKIREEFQMSNTDIFKLDEPVMRYTAKKLDKNDPKTVKKTTVEETYDLWIEKNSVQDIARMRKLTVQTIEMHLVKLIQAKKIEISDVLPYDKILALRDAFEFYQEESLNGLKEKHGDEFTWDELKMFKASIN from the coding sequence ATGCAAAACGTCTCAGAAGCAGCTGCTTACACTTTACAATTCATCAATCAAACGCAGAAATCGATATTCCTGACAGGCAAAGCGGGAACAGGCAAAACCACGCTTTTACGTGAAATTATCGCCACTACGCATAAAAATACAGTGGTTGTTGCCCCTACAGGAATCGCTGCTTTAAATGCTGGCGGAGTAACGATTCACTCAATGTTTCAATTGCCTTTTTCGGCTTTTATTCCGTCATATGAAGACAATTCCCAGTTTACAGAAACGGTTAAATTTGAAAATAAGGAAACTTTACGCAGGCATTTCAAAATGAATAATGTAAAACGTAATGTGATCCGTAATATGGAATTGCTGATTATTGATGAAGTAAGTATGTTACGCGCTGATTTACTGGATGCTATAGATTTTATGATGCAGACAGTACGGAAAAATACGCAGGCTTTTGGAGGTGTTCAGGTGCTTTTTATTGGGGATTTACTACAATTACCGCCAGTCATTCGGGACGAAGAATGGCGAACATTACGGAATTATTACAAAGGAAAATTCTTTTTTCATTCGCATGTAATTCAGCAAAATCCACCGCTTTATATAGAATTATCTAAGATTTATAGACAGACTGATGATTCTTTTATCTCCGTTTTGAATAATCTTCGAAATAATCAGATTACGCCTGAGGATATTCAAATTTTAAACGAATATGTCAAACCAGATTTTGATTTGAAAAATAATCCCGGTTATATTACGCTCACAACTCACAATGCAAAGGCTGATTCGATCAACGAACAGGCAATTGGAGATTTGGCCGGAAATGAATATGCTTATCAGCCTTTTATTGTTGGCGATTTTCCCGAAAAGATCTTTCCGGTTGAAGAAAATCTGAAATTGAAGGTAGGGGCACAGGTTATGTTTGTCAAAAACGATCTATCTTTTGATAAAAGATATTTTAACGGAAAGATGGGTGTTGTAAAATCACTTTCGGCAGAAGAAATCTTTGTGCATTTTCCGGAAGAGAATAAAACAATTGAGGTCGAAAAATACGAATGGAAAAACATTCGCTACAAAATAAATGAGCTTACAAAAGAAATAGAAGAGGAGGTTTTAGGGACTTTTGCGCATTACCCGCTCAAATTAGCCTGGGCGATTACAGTACACAAAAGTCAGGGTTTGACTTTTGAGAAAGCTGCGCTTGATGTATCGCAGGTTTTTTTGCCCGGGCAGGCATATGTTGCATTGTCTCGTTTAACGTCCTTAAAAGGGCTTATTTTGCTTTCTCCGCTTCAAATGAATGGTATTTCAAACGATCAGGATGTAATGGATTATGCTTTGAATAAAGCAACTGAAGATATTTTAGAAAAACAGTTGCACTTCGAAACCAAGAATTTTATTCATAACTATTTGATTAACAGTTTTAACTGGTCTGATTTAGCTCAGGAATGGCGTAATCACAGATTTAGTTATAACGAAAATGCTGCTAATTCCGAAAAATCAAAACATTCCGTTTGGGCTCATAAACGTCTTGAAATAATTGAATTACTCATTAACCCTTCGCAAAAATTTGTGCAGCAGCTCAATAAAATTTTTAGTAAAGAAACTGTTGATTTATTTTTTGTTCAGGAAAGGGTAGTGGCGGCTTATGATTATTTTTTTAAACCAATGGATAAATTGGTTACAGATCTTCTTCAGAAAATGGCTGAAATTCAGAAATTCAAAAAAGTAAAAGAATTTTATGAAGAATTAGCGTTATTGGATGATCTTCAGACAAAGGCTGTTTTACACTTAATGAAGGCCAAATTACTGATCGAAATAGTTGTTTCGGGAGAAACCATCTGCAGGGAAAAATTAACGTCTACAGCGATTAAAAATTACAAATCAGATAAGATTTCGAAAATACGTGAGGAGTTTCAAATGAGTAATACTGATATTTTCAAACTTGATGAGCCAGTTATGCGCTATACTGCAAAAAAATTAGATAAAAACGACCCAAAAACAGTTAAGAAAACTACTGTAGAAGAAACATACGATTTGTGGATCGAGAAAAATTCGGTTCAGGATATTGCCCGAATGCGTAAGCTTACTGTACAAACTATTGAAATGCATTTGGTTAAATTGATTCAGGCAAAAAAAATCGAAATCTCGGATGTTCTACCGTACGATAAGATACTGGCACTGCGTGATGCTTTTGAATTTTATCAGGAGGAATCCCTAAACGGATTAAAAGAAAAACACGGTGATGAATTTACCTGGGATGAGTTAAAAATGTTCAAAGCAAGTATAAATTAA
- a CDS encoding OmpH family outer membrane protein, which translates to MKKALVIIALSVFVVSCNKTAEVKEVKTAYVDTSVLMKEYTEAKDLEAKYKAQSEEKGRQLQAEINRFKQDAANFQSQAQANGQAWAQQRGAELQKREQQLGYAQQQLAQQLQQESGVEMDSLVSGVKKFIKDYGKKNGYSYIYGTGDAATVLYAEDKYDITKEIIKALNDKYKAEPKADDKAATKEEAKK; encoded by the coding sequence ATGAAAAAAGCATTAGTAATTATCGCACTTTCGGTTTTCGTTGTTTCATGTAACAAAACAGCTGAAGTAAAGGAAGTAAAAACAGCTTACGTAGATACTTCGGTTTTGATGAAAGAGTATACTGAAGCAAAAGACCTTGAAGCAAAATACAAAGCCCAATCAGAAGAAAAAGGAAGACAACTGCAAGCTGAGATAAATCGTTTCAAACAAGATGCTGCTAATTTTCAAAGTCAGGCACAGGCAAACGGTCAGGCCTGGGCACAACAAAGAGGTGCTGAATTGCAAAAAAGAGAACAACAATTGGGGTATGCTCAACAACAGTTAGCTCAGCAATTACAGCAAGAAAGCGGAGTTGAAATGGATTCTCTTGTTAGTGGTGTGAAAAAATTCATTAAAGATTACGGTAAGAAAAACGGATATTCATATATCTACGGTACAGGTGATGCTGCAACTGTATTATATGCAGAAGACAAATATGACATTACAAAAGAAATTATTAAGGCTTTGAACGATAAGTATAAAGCTGAGCCAAAAGCAGATGACAAAGCTGCAACGAAAGAAGAGGCTAAGAAATAA
- a CDS encoding class I SAM-dependent methyltransferase, which produces MDVLNKKHFLTVKDHSVSKEIFELYYDEDLDMLITSPQPDLQNLGRYYESEDYISHTDNKRSVFEKAYHFVKNIALKNKLNLINSEQFQKGQLLDIGAGTGDFLLTAKNDGWKTIGVEPSERAKEIAKKKGIEFVEEISELENNSFDLITMWHVLEHVPNLELQIQELKRLLKPTGTLIVAVPNFKSYDAKHYGEFWAAFDVPIHFWHFSKKAIKSLFEKVDMKLEKVLPMKFDSFYVSLLSEKYKTGKMNFIKAFFVGLRSNLKASSTKEYSSHIYVLKNN; this is translated from the coding sequence ATGGACGTTTTAAACAAAAAACATTTTCTTACTGTAAAAGATCATTCGGTTTCTAAAGAAATTTTTGAATTGTATTATGATGAAGATTTGGATATGCTGATTACATCTCCGCAGCCAGATTTACAAAACTTAGGAAGATATTATGAAAGCGAAGATTATATTTCGCATACAGATAACAAACGTTCAGTTTTTGAAAAAGCCTATCATTTTGTAAAAAACATCGCTTTAAAAAATAAACTGAATTTGATTAATTCCGAGCAATTTCAAAAAGGGCAACTTTTAGACATTGGTGCCGGGACCGGAGATTTTTTATTGACAGCAAAAAATGATGGCTGGAAAACTATTGGGGTAGAACCAAGCGAAAGAGCAAAAGAAATTGCAAAGAAAAAAGGAATTGAGTTTGTAGAAGAAATCAGCGAACTCGAAAATAATTCTTTTGACTTAATTACGATGTGGCACGTTTTGGAACATGTTCCAAATTTGGAATTACAAATTCAGGAATTGAAGCGATTATTGAAGCCAACTGGAACATTAATTGTTGCGGTTCCAAATTTCAAATCGTATGACGCAAAACATTACGGAGAATTTTGGGCAGCTTTTGATGTGCCAATTCATTTTTGGCATTTCTCTAAAAAAGCCATAAAATCGCTGTTCGAAAAAGTCGACATGAAATTGGAAAAAGTGCTTCCGATGAAATTTGATTCTTTTTATGTGAGTTTACTTTCTGAAAAATATAAAACCGGAAAAATGAATTTTATAAAAGCATTTTTCGTGGGTTTACGATCGAATTTAAAAGCATCAAGTACAAAAGAGTATTCATCACACATTTATGTCTTAAAAAACAACTAA
- a CDS encoding GNAT family N-acetyltransferase: MTKELKFKFNFIKIVEREILSDEDKEVLLQLWNNEYAQKLNYQTIDEFDVYLDPLTEKQHYFLINDEGKTKGWAFTFLRDGEDWFAIILDKEIQGTGKGSLLMNELKKNKEDLNGWVVDHENNVKQNKEFYKSPLLFYIKNGFTICAETRIENQKMSGVKINWNIQNK; encoded by the coding sequence ATGACAAAAGAGCTGAAATTTAAATTCAATTTTATAAAAATTGTTGAAAGAGAAATTTTGTCTGATGAAGATAAAGAAGTCTTATTGCAGCTTTGGAATAATGAATATGCACAAAAATTGAATTATCAAACTATTGACGAATTCGATGTTTATCTTGATCCTTTGACTGAAAAACAGCATTACTTTCTAATTAACGATGAAGGTAAAACAAAAGGCTGGGCATTTACTTTTTTAAGAGACGGTGAAGATTGGTTTGCAATAATTTTAGATAAAGAAATTCAGGGAACAGGAAAAGGATCTTTATTGATGAATGAATTAAAAAAGAACAAAGAAGATTTGAACGGTTGGGTTGTTGATCACGAAAATAATGTAAAGCAAAATAAGGAATTTTATAAATCTCCTTTGTTGTTTTATATCAAAAACGGATTTACAATCTGTGCAGAAACAAGAATTGAAAATCAGAAAATGTCTGGTGTCAAAATAAACTGGAACATTCAAAATAAATAA
- the mnmG gene encoding tRNA uridine-5-carboxymethylaminomethyl(34) synthesis enzyme MnmG encodes MFLEKYDVIVVGAGHAGSEAAAAAANLGSKTLLVTMSLQNIAQMSCNPAMGGIAKGQIVREIDALGGYSGIVSDRTAIQFKMLNKSKGPAMWSPRVQSDRMRFAEEWRMMLEGTPNLDFYQEMVKGLIIENGKIKGIRTSLGVEIRSKSVVLTNGTFLNGLIHIGDKQFGGGRAGESAAFGITEDLVAVGFESGRMKTGTPPRVDGRSLDYSKMNEEKGDAKPDKFSYSDLTVPLTEQRSCHMTYTSLDVHDILRSGFDRSPMFNGRIKSIGPRYCPSIEDKINRFADKERHQLFVEPEGWKTCEVYVNGFSTSLPEDIQFKALRSVAGFEKVKFLRPGYAIEYDYFPPTQLKHTLETKLVEGLYFAGQINGTTGYEEAASQGLMAGINAHLKVHEKAPLILKRDEAYIGVLIDDLITKGTEEPYRMFTSRAEYRTLLRQDNADFRLTPMSYEIGLASEARLRRMERKLNESEKMVQFFKETSVSVAETNPILEAKESAPISQGDKMFKVFSRPQLDLEDMMKFEKVKAYAEENELDQEILEQAEIQVKYSGYIEKERNNADKLTRLEEVKIPENFDYHKIKSMSIEAKQKLSKIRPVTISQASRISGVSPSDISVLLIYMGR; translated from the coding sequence ATGTTTTTAGAAAAATACGATGTTATTGTGGTGGGTGCCGGTCATGCCGGTTCAGAAGCCGCGGCAGCGGCTGCAAATTTAGGATCAAAAACTTTATTGGTTACAATGAGTTTGCAGAACATCGCGCAGATGTCTTGCAATCCTGCAATGGGCGGAATCGCAAAAGGCCAAATCGTTCGTGAGATTGATGCACTTGGAGGATACTCCGGAATTGTTTCAGACAGAACTGCGATCCAGTTTAAGATGTTGAACAAATCAAAAGGACCTGCAATGTGGTCGCCAAGAGTTCAAAGTGATCGAATGCGCTTTGCGGAAGAATGGAGAATGATGTTGGAGGGAACTCCAAATTTGGATTTTTACCAGGAGATGGTAAAAGGTTTGATTATCGAGAACGGAAAGATAAAAGGAATCAGAACTTCGCTTGGAGTTGAGATTCGATCTAAATCTGTTGTCCTGACAAACGGAACTTTTTTGAATGGATTGATTCATATTGGAGACAAACAATTCGGTGGAGGAAGAGCGGGCGAAAGTGCCGCTTTCGGAATTACCGAAGATTTGGTTGCAGTAGGTTTTGAATCTGGAAGAATGAAAACAGGAACGCCGCCGAGAGTCGATGGACGTTCTTTGGATTATTCTAAAATGAACGAAGAAAAAGGAGATGCAAAACCAGATAAGTTTTCGTATTCTGATTTGACCGTTCCATTGACCGAACAAAGATCTTGTCATATGACGTATACGTCTTTGGATGTTCACGATATTTTGAGATCAGGTTTTGATCGTTCGCCAATGTTCAACGGTAGAATAAAAAGCATCGGTCCGAGATATTGTCCGTCGATAGAAGATAAGATAAATCGTTTTGCAGATAAAGAGCGTCACCAATTATTTGTGGAGCCAGAAGGATGGAAAACGTGCGAAGTTTACGTAAACGGATTTTCAACTTCGCTTCCGGAAGATATTCAATTTAAAGCGTTGCGTTCAGTTGCCGGTTTTGAAAAAGTGAAATTTCTACGTCCGGGTTATGCAATCGAATATGATTATTTCCCACCGACGCAATTGAAACATACTTTGGAAACAAAGTTGGTTGAAGGGTTATATTTTGCCGGACAAATAAATGGAACAACAGGATATGAAGAAGCAGCATCTCAAGGTTTGATGGCTGGAATAAATGCGCATTTAAAAGTACACGAAAAAGCACCGTTAATTTTAAAACGAGATGAAGCCTATATCGGAGTTTTGATCGACGATTTAATTACGAAAGGAACAGAAGAACCTTATCGCATGTTTACATCCAGAGCAGAATACCGAACATTGTTGCGACAAGATAATGCCGACTTTAGATTGACGCCAATGTCATACGAAATTGGTTTGGCTTCTGAAGCTCGTTTGCGAAGAATGGAACGTAAATTAAATGAATCTGAAAAGATGGTTCAGTTCTTTAAAGAAACTAGCGTTTCGGTTGCAGAAACAAATCCAATTTTAGAAGCTAAAGAAAGTGCGCCAATTTCTCAGGGTGATAAAATGTTTAAAGTTTTTTCACGTCCACAATTGGATTTGGAGGATATGATGAAGTTTGAAAAAGTGAAAGCATACGCTGAAGAAAATGAACTGGATCAGGAAATTTTAGAACAAGCCGAAATCCAGGTTAAATATTCTGGCTATATAGAAAAGGAAAGAAACAATGCAGATAAATTGACAAGACTTGAGGAGGTAAAAATCCCCGAGAATTTTGATTATCATAAAATCAAATCTATGTCGATTGAAGCAAAACAAAAGTTGTCAAAAATTCGCCCAGTTACAATTTCGCAAGCATCAAGAATCAGCGGAGTTTCTCCGAGTGATATTTCTGTGCTTTTGATTTATATGGGAAGGTAA
- the ybeY gene encoding rRNA maturation RNase YbeY, translating to MINFNYETDFNLKNEKTFTDWLSAVIVSEKKNEGEINYIFCNDEYLHKINIEYLDHDTLTDIISFDYTVGNELNGDIFVSIERVEDNAKDFNVSFDEELKRVLAHGILHYCGYKDKTDKDAELMRSKEDEKIAMFHVEL from the coding sequence ATGATCAATTTTAATTACGAAACAGATTTTAATTTAAAAAACGAAAAAACCTTTACTGATTGGTTGAGCGCTGTAATTGTTTCTGAAAAGAAAAACGAAGGAGAGATAAATTACATTTTTTGTAATGATGAATATCTTCATAAGATCAATATTGAATATCTCGATCACGATACATTAACTGATATTATCAGTTTTGATTATACAGTCGGAAACGAATTAAACGGAGATATTTTTGTTTCTATAGAAAGAGTAGAAGATAATGCAAAGGACTTTAATGTTTCTTTTGATGAAGAATTGAAACGCGTTTTAGCTCACGGTATATTACATTATTGTGGATACAAAGACAAAACAGATAAAGATGCAGAGTTAATGCGTTCGAAAGAAGATGAAAAAATAGCGATGTTCCACGTGGAACTGTAA